From Flavobacteriales bacterium, the proteins below share one genomic window:
- a CDS encoding SufS family cysteine desulfurase → MYPIETIRKDFPILEEQVHGKSLIYLDNGATTQKPQVMIDALVQYYSSYNSNVHRGVHHLSQKATDAFEEARRTVQKFIGAEKEQEVIFTSGTTDGINIISTIFGASKVQKGDRIFVAESEHHSNIVPWQWVCEQKEAELISIPFTKEGLDIDFFEKEAKKGIKLVAIAAISNSLGVVNPIEKIIKIAKENGAYTLIDAAQSVAHQKIDVQKMDCDFMVFSGHKLYGPTGVGVLYGKFDLLNELPPYRGGGEMIAIVTMEQSTYACLPHKLEAGTPNIADVIALKTSIDYLEKIGLDTIAEYEHELVQYAYQELEKIEGIEIYGSKKNRSGAISFNHKDIHAYDIGTLLDQMGIAVRTGNHCAQPMMKCLGISGTVRATFALYNTKEEVNILVKSLKRALMMLL, encoded by the coding sequence ATGTATCCCATCGAAACCATAAGAAAAGATTTTCCAATACTTGAAGAACAAGTACATGGGAAATCCCTCATTTATCTAGATAACGGAGCCACTACACAAAAACCTCAAGTGATGATAGATGCCTTGGTTCAATACTATTCAAGCTATAATAGTAATGTTCATAGAGGAGTACATCATTTAAGTCAAAAAGCTACTGATGCCTTTGAAGAAGCTAGAAGAACGGTTCAGAAATTTATTGGAGCAGAAAAAGAGCAAGAAGTCATTTTTACTTCAGGAACTACCGATGGAATTAATATAATTTCCACCATTTTTGGAGCAAGTAAAGTGCAAAAAGGTGATCGAATTTTTGTGGCAGAATCAGAGCATCATTCCAATATTGTACCCTGGCAATGGGTTTGCGAACAAAAGGAAGCGGAGCTCATCAGTATTCCGTTTACAAAGGAAGGCTTAGACATCGATTTTTTTGAAAAAGAAGCCAAAAAGGGAATCAAATTAGTGGCCATTGCAGCCATTTCTAATTCATTGGGAGTTGTAAATCCCATTGAGAAAATCATAAAAATAGCCAAAGAAAACGGAGCATACACTTTAATTGATGCAGCACAATCTGTGGCACATCAAAAAATAGATGTACAAAAAATGGATTGTGACTTTATGGTTTTTTCGGGTCATAAACTTTATGGACCTACAGGAGTGGGTGTGCTTTATGGAAAATTTGATCTTTTGAATGAATTACCACCCTATCGTGGAGGTGGAGAAATGATTGCAATAGTAACGATGGAGCAGTCAACCTATGCTTGTCTGCCTCATAAACTAGAAGCTGGAACGCCTAATATTGCTGATGTAATTGCTTTAAAAACAAGTATCGATTATCTTGAAAAAATAGGTTTGGATACCATTGCCGAGTATGAACATGAACTCGTACAATACGCCTATCAAGAATTAGAAAAAATAGAGGGAATAGAAATTTACGGTAGTAAAAAGAACCGATCTGGTGCCATTTCTTTTAATCATAAAGATATACATGCCTATGACATAGGAACACTTTTAGATCAAATGGGAATTGCCGTAAGAACAGGAAATCATTGTGCACAGCCTATGATGAAATGTTTAGGTATTTCTGGAACAGTTAGAGCCACTTTTGCACTTTATAACACAAAAGAAGAAGTAAATATTTTGGTAAAATCATTGAAAAGGGCTTTAATGATGTTATTATAA